A region from the Ignavibacteriota bacterium genome encodes:
- a CDS encoding T9SS type A sorting domain-containing protein, which produces MAAMIAVLLCFGTVALAQTPAFYNTAANSTTNAYPFNTTSSMKVEQHYLAGEFAGAYAGNITKVYWMGDAAVSPTYTNLKIWLGQTTGTFGTSTTTYATTGMTQVYNAASTPVTVPGANSWFGITLQTPFPYNPTQSLIVIFCHEGYSGTGIGLRYPGTSTVPPYRRIYGPACSSTAGSGTDGAGYNFGFDLASPNFNDAGIFGLVSPVNFCAGSYDIQVKLMNFGKQNLTSTTIKWTYDGVPESDYSWSGNLAPLSETTVTLGTKNFAAGVNHPLKVWTQLPNNVPDTGVFNDTLKANLKPALSGTFTIGGATPNYATFSAAAADLVANGVCGPVVFNVRPGTYTERVNLGIIPGTSNTNTVTFKSENGNRTSVIVQYAPTGTGDLGTVNMGGADWVTFRDMTIQSTGTTYAAAVQFAGGSDNNRFINNVLKGYASATTSTYQAVIYSPSPSLDNNNSFIGNSIEGGAYAAYWYGTGTGETNTLFDGNMMTGQYYMGLSMYYQNTPIIRNNTLNMTSTYSTNYLYYLYYFYGPYQVTGNKLIGLTTTGTKYGMYLYTNGATNTAASAPLVANNFIALDGGASVSYGIWLYYGSFTNVFHNTVYINSSSTTSRGLTIYYGTDNKSWNNIFYNPLGAMSYYFLDNVAQTTMDYNIHYTTGTNLAYLGGSYATNIGAMQTLLGSGREMNSKVKIVNFASPTTGDLHLAGASQNDMGLVATLLPQVTNDIDNDPRVLPYAGADEACYILGNKVSYELRDANGAKLSYINAPGTVYVYYSIDFPATAFTFTGTLKLYDVTTNALVFQSQFQGSKLAGQAATGTAQITIPSTVAPNTYRAEVIYNMPNSCGYFVDFTAGAGVLLVIPQGMVPCVVWPGDVNNDGIVNYGDRSALNRYISNANLRATWLQGPARYRVDFATNPFTYYTWEGQVAVPWQTPDGCYMDTDGSGAINNFDYLAMKLNWMKTHGTPKGGTNGFSPENFDMDQNYPNPFNPTTTIRFAAPERATVRLVVTDLLGREITKLVNGSVDAGVHTATFDAATLESGQYIATITMTGIESGINFSKSIKLSLVK; this is translated from the coding sequence ATGGCCGCCATGATAGCGGTGCTCCTATGTTTCGGCACAGTGGCGTTGGCGCAAACACCCGCCTTCTACAACACGGCGGCGAATTCTACCACCAATGCGTATCCCTTCAACACGACATCGTCGATGAAGGTGGAACAACATTACCTCGCGGGCGAATTCGCGGGTGCCTACGCAGGCAATATCACCAAGGTGTACTGGATGGGCGATGCAGCCGTCTCTCCAACGTACACGAATTTGAAAATCTGGCTTGGTCAAACCACCGGGACATTCGGGACCAGTACAACGACGTATGCAACGACGGGCATGACGCAGGTGTACAATGCGGCATCCACACCTGTAACTGTACCCGGAGCGAACTCCTGGTTCGGAATAACACTGCAGACGCCTTTCCCGTACAATCCCACCCAGTCGCTCATTGTCATCTTCTGCCATGAGGGCTACAGTGGAACAGGTATCGGACTGCGATATCCGGGAACATCCACGGTGCCACCGTATCGCCGCATCTATGGTCCTGCGTGCAGCAGCACTGCCGGCAGCGGCACAGACGGCGCGGGTTACAACTTCGGTTTCGACCTCGCCTCTCCGAACTTCAACGACGCCGGTATTTTCGGCCTGGTATCGCCAGTCAACTTCTGCGCCGGCAGCTACGACATCCAGGTAAAGCTGATGAACTTCGGCAAGCAGAACCTGACCAGCACCACAATCAAATGGACCTACGACGGTGTACCTGAGAGCGACTACTCGTGGAGCGGTAACCTCGCGCCTCTCAGCGAAACCACTGTGACACTTGGCACCAAGAACTTCGCAGCAGGCGTCAACCACCCGCTGAAAGTCTGGACGCAACTCCCGAACAATGTTCCCGACACGGGCGTGTTCAACGATACACTGAAAGCAAACCTCAAACCTGCACTCAGCGGTACATTCACGATTGGAGGAGCAACTCCAAATTACGCTACCTTTTCTGCGGCGGCGGCTGATCTTGTCGCCAATGGTGTTTGCGGACCCGTTGTATTCAACGTCCGTCCGGGTACGTACACCGAACGGGTGAATCTGGGAATAATTCCCGGGACCTCTAACACAAACACCGTAACGTTCAAATCCGAAAACGGTAACAGGACCTCGGTCATTGTGCAATACGCGCCGACGGGGACCGGTGATCTCGGAACAGTGAACATGGGTGGTGCCGACTGGGTGACGTTCAGGGACATGACCATCCAATCGACAGGAACCACCTACGCGGCGGCCGTGCAGTTTGCGGGCGGATCCGATAACAACCGCTTCATCAACAACGTGCTCAAGGGCTACGCCTCGGCGACCACATCCACCTATCAGGCCGTCATTTATTCACCCTCGCCCTCTCTTGACAACAACAACAGCTTCATCGGCAACTCGATTGAAGGCGGCGCGTATGCGGCGTACTGGTACGGCACAGGCACGGGCGAAACAAACACGCTGTTCGATGGCAACATGATGACGGGCCAGTACTACATGGGCCTTTCAATGTATTACCAGAACACCCCGATCATCCGCAACAACACGTTGAACATGACGTCGACCTATTCGACGAATTATCTGTATTACCTGTACTATTTCTACGGGCCGTACCAGGTCACCGGCAACAAACTTATCGGCCTCACAACCACGGGCACCAAATACGGCATGTATCTTTACACCAATGGAGCGACAAACACTGCCGCGTCCGCACCGTTGGTGGCAAACAACTTCATCGCGCTCGACGGTGGAGCGTCCGTGTCGTACGGTATCTGGCTGTATTACGGATCCTTCACGAACGTCTTCCACAACACGGTGTACATCAACAGCTCGAGTACAACCTCGCGCGGCCTGACGATTTACTACGGCACCGACAACAAGTCGTGGAATAACATCTTCTACAATCCCCTCGGCGCGATGAGTTACTATTTCCTCGACAACGTCGCGCAGACGACGATGGATTATAACATCCACTACACGACGGGCACCAATCTCGCCTACCTCGGCGGGTCCTACGCCACGAATATCGGCGCGATGCAGACCCTGCTCGGAAGCGGTCGCGAGATGAACTCGAAAGTTAAAATCGTCAACTTCGCAAGCCCCACCACGGGCGACCTGCATCTCGCCGGCGCGTCGCAGAACGACATGGGCCTTGTAGCCACCTTGCTCCCGCAGGTGACCAACGACATCGACAACGATCCGCGCGTGCTTCCGTACGCCGGTGCCGATGAGGCATGCTATATTCTCGGCAACAAGGTCAGCTACGAATTGCGTGATGCCAACGGTGCAAAGCTCTCGTACATCAACGCCCCCGGCACCGTGTACGTGTATTACAGCATCGACTTCCCGGCGACGGCCTTCACCTTCACCGGTACGCTGAAGCTCTACGATGTCACAACAAACGCGCTGGTCTTCCAGTCGCAGTTCCAGGGAAGTAAGCTCGCCGGACAGGCCGCCACGGGTACCGCGCAGATCACTATCCCCAGCACTGTCGCGCCAAACACATATCGGGCTGAAGTCATTTACAATATGCCCAACTCTTGCGGCTACTTCGTCGACTTCACGGCCGGTGCCGGTGTATTGCTTGTTATTCCGCAGGGTATGGTTCCGTGCGTGGTGTGGCCGGGTGACGTGAACAACGATGGCATCGTCAACTACGGCGACCGCAGCGCCCTCAACCGCTACATCTCGAATGCCAACCTGCGCGCCACCTGGCTGCAGGGTCCGGCGCGTTACCGCGTCGACTTCGCCACCAACCCCTTCACCTACTACACGTGGGAAGGACAGGTGGCAGTGCCCTGGCAAACGCCCGACGGTTGTTACATGGATACCGACGGCAGCGGTGCGATCAACAACTTCGACTACCTGGCCATGAAGCTCAACTGGATGAAGACTCACGGAACGCCCAAGGGCGGAACGAACGGCTTCTCGCCCGAGAACTTCGACATGGATCAGAACTATCCGAATCCGTTCAACCCGACGACCACGATTCGTTTTGCGGCGCCCGAGCGTGCAACAGTGCGCCTCGTCGTCACGGATCTGCTCGGCCGCGAGATCACGAAGCTGGTGAACGGCTCGGTGGACGCGGGCGTACACACGGCAACCTTCGATGCGGCGACGCTCGAGAGCGGCCAGTACATCGCCACGATCACCATGACGGGCATTGAGAGCGGCATAAACTTCTCGAAGTCG